A genome region from Tolypothrix sp. PCC 7712 includes the following:
- a CDS encoding choice-of-anchor A family protein, with protein sequence MKFKSYLCAGIAAPMLVTLSVGISQKANAAGLGIASSYNVFSLGNVTQQYTDIEGKLAAGGNINFVGGLGSKLANNSGNVVVAGQNLTLSNSQVNHGNAVYGGVANVASNVGFPNGTLSKGNPIDFNAAAAELRSLSQSLASLTPTGKTTVQSWGAINLAASGSAFNVFNLSGADVSKTNYFEIKADANATVVINISGTNVSMQNFGFNIIGTDKQKVIYNFYEATNLTASGIGIQGSILAPLANFNFNNGQVNGNVIVGSLTGNGESHNYLFNGNLYTPPTTPSQPKRVPEPTPLVGLGLIATLLGLSLNKRHQVKSI encoded by the coding sequence ATGAAATTCAAAAGCTATTTATGTGCTGGGATAGCAGCACCGATGCTTGTAACTCTATCTGTGGGTATATCACAAAAAGCGAATGCAGCCGGATTAGGAATCGCCTCTAGTTACAACGTATTTTCTTTAGGAAATGTAACTCAGCAATATACAGATATTGAAGGTAAGCTAGCTGCTGGCGGTAATATCAATTTTGTGGGTGGATTGGGAAGTAAACTGGCTAATAATAGCGGAAATGTAGTAGTAGCTGGGCAGAACTTGACTTTAAGTAACAGTCAAGTAAACCACGGTAATGCTGTTTATGGAGGCGTTGCCAATGTTGCCAGCAATGTTGGCTTCCCTAATGGTACTCTCAGCAAAGGCAATCCCATAGATTTTAATGCCGCAGCAGCAGAACTGCGATCACTCTCGCAATCTTTGGCAAGCTTGACTCCCACTGGTAAAACTACAGTTCAATCTTGGGGTGCGATTAACCTCGCTGCTAGCGGTAGTGCTTTTAATGTGTTTAATCTTTCAGGTGCAGATGTTTCCAAAACCAACTATTTTGAAATTAAAGCTGATGCAAATGCCACTGTCGTTATAAATATTAGTGGTACAAATGTGTCAATGCAAAACTTTGGATTTAATATCATTGGTACAGATAAGCAAAAGGTGATTTACAACTTCTATGAAGCCACCAACTTAACTGCTAGTGGAATTGGCATTCAAGGTAGTATTCTGGCACCTTTAGCGAATTTCAATTTCAATAACGGTCAAGTTAATGGTAACGTAATTGTAGGTTCTTTAACTGGAAATGGAGAGTCTCATAATTACTTATTTAATGGCAATTTATATACACCCCCAACTACTCCATCTCAACCAAAACGTGTTCCTGAACCAACACCTTTGGTAGGATTAGGATTAATTGCTACATTGTTAGGGTTGTCTTTGAATAAACGTCATCAAGTTAAGTCAATTTAA
- a CDS encoding aminotransferase class I/II-fold pyridoxal phosphate-dependent enzyme — MLNQNQTPLLDAIKIWASRPHAPFYTPGHKQGEGIAAPLADLLGKAVFRTDLTELADLDNLFAPQGAIQQAQQLAAAAFGASQTWFLVNGSTCGIEAAILATCNPGDKIILPRNVHSSAIAGLILSGAIPIFLNPEYDPILDIAHSVTPHTVKSALQQHPDAKAVMIVYPTYYGVCGDIKAIAQITQQYNIPLLVDEAHGAHFTFHPQLPTPALAAGADLTVQSIHKTLGAMTQASMLHIQGNRIDSERISKALQLVQSTSPSYVLLASLDAARQQMALSGKQLLFRTLQLADTARTSISQIPGLSVLSAPTSLSAGGEGLGVRSPGFVALDQTRLTVTVSGLGFTGFEAEEILDAKLGVTPEFASLQHLTFIISHGNTQADIEKLIEGFTTLSQMHPAQPEKKTLILWDDIFKLGNSMQISPRAAFFAFTETLPLQKTCDRICAEIICPYPPGIPVLMPGELITKSAIEYLQQIQATGGFITGCEDFSLSNLKVIK; from the coding sequence ATGCTGAATCAAAACCAAACACCATTATTAGATGCTATAAAAATCTGGGCATCACGTCCTCATGCTCCTTTTTACACACCAGGACATAAACAGGGGGAGGGAATAGCAGCACCCTTAGCAGATTTGCTGGGTAAAGCTGTATTTCGCACAGATTTAACAGAATTAGCAGATTTAGATAATTTGTTTGCACCCCAAGGCGCAATCCAACAGGCGCAACAACTAGCAGCAGCAGCCTTTGGTGCATCCCAAACATGGTTTCTGGTTAATGGTTCCACCTGTGGGATTGAGGCGGCAATTCTTGCTACCTGTAATCCTGGCGATAAAATTATTTTGCCGCGCAATGTACATTCCTCTGCGATCGCGGGTTTAATTCTCTCGGGTGCAATTCCCATTTTCCTCAATCCAGAATATGACCCAATTTTAGATATTGCCCACAGTGTTACACCCCATACTGTGAAATCTGCGCTGCAACAGCATCCTGATGCCAAAGCAGTGATGATAGTTTACCCCACATATTATGGCGTTTGTGGGGATATAAAAGCGATCGCCCAAATTACCCAGCAATACAATATCCCTTTACTGGTTGATGAAGCCCACGGCGCACATTTTACCTTTCATCCCCAATTACCTACCCCAGCTTTAGCCGCAGGTGCAGATTTAACTGTACAATCCATCCACAAAACCCTGGGAGCGATGACACAAGCTTCTATGCTGCACATTCAAGGCAATCGCATAGATAGCGAACGCATCAGTAAAGCTTTGCAATTAGTTCAATCTACCAGCCCCAGCTATGTACTTTTAGCCTCCCTCGATGCCGCACGTCAGCAAATGGCATTATCTGGCAAACAACTGCTGTTTCGGACTTTGCAACTTGCAGATACAGCTAGAACAAGTATTAGCCAAATTCCAGGTTTATCGGTTTTATCAGCACCTACTTCCCTCTCTGCTGGCGGAGAGGGGTTGGGAGTAAGGTCACCAGGCTTTGTAGCTTTAGATCAAACCCGCCTCACCGTCACCGTTTCCGGCTTGGGTTTCACTGGCTTTGAAGCTGAGGAAATTTTAGACGCAAAGCTCGGTGTAACGCCGGAATTCGCTTCATTACAGCATCTCACCTTTATTATTAGTCACGGCAACACCCAAGCTGATATTGAAAAATTGATTGAGGGTTTTACTACTCTGTCTCAGATGCACCCAGCACAACCAGAAAAAAAGACGTTAATTTTATGGGATGATATTTTTAAGCTGGGTAATTCTATGCAAATTTCTCCCCGCGCCGCTTTTTTTGCCTTTACAGAAACTTTACCTCTGCAAAAAACCTGCGATCGCATCTGTGCCGAAATTATCTGTCCCTATCCCCCGGGAATACCCGTATTAATGCCGGGAGAATTAATTACTAAATCTGCCATTGAATACCTGCAACAAATCCAAGCAACAGGCGGATTTATAACTGGTTGCGAAGATTTCAGCTTATCCAATCTCAAAGTTATCAAATAG
- the chlP gene encoding geranylgeranyl reductase produces the protein MTLRVAVVGSGPAGSSAAETLAKAGIETYLIERKLDNAKPCGGAIPLCMVGEFDLPPEIIDRRVRKMKMISPSNREVDINLINEDEYIGMCRREVLDGFLRDRAAKLGATLINATVHKLDIPTNNTDPYTIHYVDHTEGAAQGIAKTLKVDLVIGADGANSRIAKEIDAGDYNYAIAFQERIRLPEDKMAYYNDLAEMYVGNDVSTDFYAWVFPKYDHVAVGTGTMQVHKASIKQLQAGIRARAIEKLAGGKIIKVEAHPIPEHPRPRRVVGRVALVGDAAGYVTKSSGEGIYFAAKSGRMCAETIVEISNNGQIIPTEKDLKLYLKRWDKKYGLTYKVLDILQTVFYRSDATREAFVEMCADLDVQKLTFDSYLYKTVVPANPITQLKITAKTLGSLLRGNALAP, from the coding sequence TTGACACTACGGGTTGCTGTTGTTGGTTCAGGCCCAGCTGGTTCATCTGCCGCTGAAACACTGGCAAAAGCTGGAATTGAGACTTACCTGATTGAGCGGAAGCTAGATAATGCGAAGCCATGCGGGGGTGCGATTCCCCTGTGTATGGTGGGTGAATTTGACCTACCACCAGAGATTATCGATCGCCGAGTGCGGAAGATGAAAATGATCTCACCCTCAAATCGTGAGGTTGATATCAATCTGATAAATGAAGATGAATATATAGGAATGTGCCGCCGGGAAGTGTTGGACGGTTTCTTGCGGGATCGTGCAGCTAAACTCGGTGCAACTTTAATAAACGCCACCGTTCATAAACTGGATATACCCACCAACAATACTGACCCTTATACTATCCATTACGTTGACCATACAGAAGGTGCGGCACAAGGGATTGCCAAAACCTTAAAAGTGGATTTAGTAATTGGGGCAGATGGGGCAAATTCCCGGATTGCCAAAGAAATCGATGCAGGGGATTATAATTATGCGATCGCTTTCCAAGAGCGGATTCGTCTCCCCGAAGACAAAATGGCTTACTATAACGACCTTGCCGAAATGTATGTTGGCAATGACGTTTCTACTGACTTCTATGCTTGGGTTTTCCCCAAATATGACCACGTAGCTGTTGGTACTGGCACAATGCAGGTACATAAAGCCAGCATTAAACAGTTACAAGCAGGTATTCGCGCCCGTGCTATTGAAAAATTGGCAGGCGGTAAAATCATCAAGGTGGAAGCACACCCCATTCCCGAACATCCCCGTCCTCGTCGGGTTGTGGGTAGAGTCGCTTTGGTAGGAGATGCGGCTGGTTACGTTACCAAATCTTCTGGCGAAGGTATTTACTTTGCGGCTAAGTCTGGACGGATGTGTGCGGAAACAATTGTGGAAATATCCAACAATGGCCAAATCATCCCCACAGAAAAAGACCTCAAGCTGTACCTGAAGCGTTGGGATAAAAAATACGGACTCACCTATAAGGTGTTGGATATTCTGCAAACCGTATTTTATCGCTCCGATGCTACCCGCGAGGCGTTTGTAGAAATGTGTGCTGACTTAGATGTGCAAAAGCTCACATTCGACAGCTATCTGTATAAGACTGTTGTTCCTGCCAACCCCATCACTCAACTGAAAATTACTGCCAAAACCCTTGGTAGTCTGTTGCGTGGTAACGCTTTAGCTCCATAA
- the yidD gene encoding membrane protein insertion efficiency factor YidD: MEISPLDLLGRRLGVIAITGYQKHISPRKGFVCAHRVLYGGESCSQYIKRVIAEDGFAALPAKSRQRFQACKEANRILRSQAEESEPIAEGEEQEEKSPIPGRKAQQSSSTNNTCGDTTDCANITDASCDCAELLNMAPDCSPSDCSTPDCSAADCNSLDCSSLDCSAADCSVLDCGSCGS, translated from the coding sequence ATGGAAATTTCTCCGTTAGATTTGCTGGGCAGAAGACTCGGTGTGATAGCAATTACTGGATATCAAAAGCACATTTCTCCCCGGAAAGGCTTTGTTTGCGCTCATCGAGTATTATATGGTGGTGAATCTTGCTCGCAATACATCAAGCGGGTAATTGCCGAAGATGGATTTGCAGCATTACCTGCCAAGTCCCGTCAGCGATTTCAAGCTTGTAAGGAAGCCAACCGCATTTTAAGGTCACAAGCTGAGGAATCAGAACCAATAGCCGAAGGGGAAGAGCAAGAGGAGAAATCACCCATACCAGGTAGAAAAGCTCAACAATCTTCCTCAACTAACAATACCTGTGGAGACACTACTGATTGTGCTAACATCACCGATGCTAGTTGCGACTGTGCTGAACTGCTGAATATGGCTCCTGATTGTAGTCCCTCAGATTGCAGCACCCCAGATTGCAGCGCTGCTGATTGTAATTCCTTGGATTGTAGTTCCCTAGATTGCAGCGCGGCTGATTGCAGTGTCCTTGATTGCGGTAGCTGCGGTAGTTAA
- a CDS encoding sulfate/molybdate ABC transporter ATP-binding protein, whose protein sequence is MGILVENVSKNFGSFKAIEQVNLEVKTGSLVALLGPSGSGKSTLLRLIAGLELPDTGKIYLTGKDATYQSVQDRNIGFVFQHYALFKHRTVRENIAFGLEIRKVPAKKIQGRVEQLLELVQLTGLGDRYPSQLSGGQRQRVALARALAVEPEVLLLDEPFGALDAKVRKDLRAWLRRLHDEVHVTTVFVTHDQEEAMEVSDEIVVMNKGRVEQVGTPAEIYDHPASAFVMSFIGPVNVLPSSSSIFQEQRFEAPNPEVFLRPQDVVVERVANGTTTPATVSRVIHLGWEIQVELNLDEGQVVMAHLTRDRFKELELEPEQRVYVKPKDAKSFPLYYSI, encoded by the coding sequence GTGGGCATATTAGTTGAGAATGTATCCAAAAACTTTGGAAGTTTCAAAGCTATCGAGCAGGTAAATTTAGAGGTAAAGACTGGTTCTCTGGTTGCCTTGCTGGGGCCATCGGGATCTGGTAAATCTACGCTGCTCAGGCTAATTGCCGGGTTAGAATTACCAGATACAGGGAAAATCTACCTAACGGGTAAAGATGCAACTTACCAAAGCGTACAAGACCGGAACATTGGCTTTGTGTTTCAGCACTATGCCTTATTTAAGCATAGGACTGTTAGAGAAAATATCGCTTTTGGCTTAGAAATTCGCAAAGTCCCAGCAAAGAAAATTCAAGGGCGAGTAGAACAATTATTAGAACTAGTGCAATTAACTGGACTAGGCGATCGCTATCCATCGCAACTTTCTGGTGGTCAAAGACAAAGAGTAGCCTTAGCGAGAGCTTTAGCAGTAGAACCAGAGGTATTGCTACTCGATGAACCCTTTGGCGCGCTGGATGCGAAAGTTCGCAAAGATTTACGCGCATGGTTACGCCGCCTCCATGATGAAGTTCATGTTACCACTGTTTTCGTGACCCATGACCAAGAAGAGGCGATGGAAGTCTCTGACGAAATTGTGGTGATGAATAAAGGACGCGTCGAACAAGTAGGCACCCCCGCAGAAATTTACGATCATCCTGCTAGTGCCTTTGTCATGAGTTTTATCGGGCCAGTTAACGTTTTGCCTAGCTCTTCGAGTATTTTTCAAGAACAAAGGTTTGAAGCACCAAACCCTGAAGTCTTTTTGCGCCCGCAAGATGTCGTTGTCGAAAGAGTGGCTAACGGCACGACTACACCTGCAACAGTCAGCCGCGTCATCCATTTGGGTTGGGAAATTCAAGTGGAATTGAATTTAGATGAAGGGCAAGTAGTGATGGCACATTTAACACGCGATCGCTTTAAGGAATTAGAATTAGAACCTGAACAACGGGTGTATGTGAAGCCGAAAGATGCGAAATCATTCCCCTTGTATTATTCAATTTGA
- the psbU gene encoding photosystem II complex extrinsic protein PsbU — translation MKGLVRLLTVFSLLLGCWGWLGTTQVAQAANFNSLTIPQVPVLAVGQNKADAKLGTEFGKKIDLNNTNVRAFQQYPGLYPTLAKKIIKNAPYQKVEDVLQLEGLSDRQKQTLQANLDKFTVTELEPAFNEGDDRFNNGIYR, via the coding sequence GTGAAAGGATTGGTGCGTTTATTAACAGTGTTTAGTTTGTTGCTTGGTTGCTGGGGATGGCTGGGAACAACTCAAGTTGCCCAAGCTGCCAATTTTAACAGTCTGACTATTCCCCAAGTCCCAGTTCTAGCAGTTGGGCAGAATAAGGCAGACGCTAAGTTAGGAACGGAATTTGGTAAAAAAATTGATTTGAACAATACCAACGTCCGCGCTTTTCAACAATATCCAGGGTTGTATCCTACTCTAGCTAAGAAAATTATCAAAAACGCTCCTTACCAAAAGGTAGAGGATGTGTTGCAACTAGAAGGATTGAGCGATCGCCAAAAACAAACTCTGCAAGCCAATTTAGATAAATTTACAGTTACAGAACTAGAACCTGCCTTCAACGAAGGCGACGATCGCTTTAACAACGGCATCTATAGATAA
- the nadB gene encoding L-aspartate oxidase yields MPATNIPSQFDVLVVGAGAAGLYTALCLPQSLRVGLITKETVSLSASDWAQGGIAAAIAPEDSPTLHIEDTIRAGAGLCDTEAVQFLAEHAPSCIQSLVDLGVAFDRHGNALALTLEAAHSRNRVLHAADTTGREVTTTLTAQVLRRPNILVIQQALALSLWMTPEGDVSDGLRQRTQGISLFYQGEIQWIQARAVVLATGGGGQVFAQTTNPAVSTGDGVAIAYRAGAILRDLEFIQFHPTALTKPGADRFLISEAVRGEGAHLVDDEGRRFAFDYHPAGELAPRDVVSRAIFSHLQRTAADPATAHVWLDMRPIPPDKIRHRFPNIIKVCQHWGIDVFTEPIPVAPAAHYWMGGIVTDVMNRTNISGLYAVGETASTGVHGANRLASNSLLECIVFGAQMANLDLADVELQSEIPMLPLREFQTTESEWHRQQASIAALRQKLPRLVWQSAGICRSQSGLEAAITTIESWQQDFANLPVSQFLLSLKATEPANLQLPDIERQLRLWAETRNLLDVADLILKSAVFRTESRGGHYRLDYPEPEFDWQAHTLVQQNHWWKSPILNS; encoded by the coding sequence TTGCCTGCAACAAATATTCCTAGCCAGTTTGATGTTTTAGTAGTTGGTGCAGGTGCCGCAGGGCTGTATACGGCACTTTGTCTCCCACAATCTTTGCGAGTGGGATTAATTACTAAAGAAACAGTTTCCCTCTCAGCCAGTGATTGGGCACAAGGTGGTATTGCCGCTGCGATCGCCCCGGAAGATTCCCCGACTCTACATATTGAAGATACAATCCGGGCTGGGGCTGGTTTGTGTGACACAGAGGCTGTGCAATTCCTCGCCGAACATGCCCCTAGCTGTATTCAATCTCTCGTTGATTTGGGCGTAGCTTTTGACCGTCATGGTAATGCTTTAGCCTTAACTTTAGAAGCTGCCCATTCCCGCAACCGCGTGCTTCATGCCGCCGACACCACAGGTAGGGAAGTCACCACCACCCTCACTGCCCAAGTACTGCGACGACCAAATATTTTAGTGATCCAGCAAGCTTTGGCTTTGAGTTTATGGATGACACCAGAGGGCGATGTCTCCGACGGGCTACGCCAACGCACTCAAGGCATTAGCTTGTTTTATCAAGGCGAAATTCAATGGATTCAGGCACGTGCAGTCGTACTGGCAACAGGTGGTGGGGGACAGGTATTTGCCCAAACCACCAACCCAGCTGTCAGTACAGGTGATGGAGTTGCGATCGCCTACCGTGCTGGGGCAATTCTCCGCGACTTGGAATTTATCCAATTTCACCCCACAGCCTTAACCAAACCAGGTGCCGATCGTTTCCTCATTAGTGAGGCTGTACGCGGCGAGGGGGCGCACCTCGTCGATGATGAAGGGCGACGTTTTGCTTTTGATTACCACCCGGCTGGCGAACTTGCACCGCGAGATGTTGTGAGTAGAGCCATTTTTAGCCATTTGCAACGGACAGCCGCAGATCCCGCCACTGCCCATGTCTGGTTAGATATGCGCCCCATCCCCCCAGACAAAATTCGGCATCGCTTCCCCAACATCATCAAAGTTTGTCAACATTGGGGCATAGATGTCTTTACAGAACCCATACCTGTAGCCCCAGCTGCCCATTATTGGATGGGTGGAATTGTCACAGATGTGATGAATCGCACCAATATTTCCGGTTTGTATGCCGTAGGCGAAACCGCCAGCACTGGAGTACATGGGGCAAATCGCTTGGCAAGTAACTCACTGCTAGAATGCATAGTTTTTGGCGCACAGATGGCTAATCTTGATTTGGCAGATGTAGAGTTGCAATCAGAAATACCCATGCTACCATTGCGAGAATTTCAGACTACTGAAAGTGAATGGCACAGACAGCAAGCAAGTATAGCAGCACTGCGGCAGAAATTACCCCGTCTAGTTTGGCAAAGCGCTGGTATTTGTCGTTCACAATCAGGATTAGAAGCCGCAATTACCACAATAGAATCTTGGCAACAAGATTTTGCTAATTTACCTGTGAGTCAATTTCTGCTATCTTTAAAAGCCACAGAACCAGCCAATTTACAACTACCAGATATAGAAAGACAACTGCGGTTGTGGGCAGAGACTCGTAATTTATTAGATGTAGCTGACTTAATTCTGAAAAGTGCAGTGTTTAGAACCGAAAGCCGGGGTGGACACTACCGATTAGATTATCCAGAACCAGAATTTGATTGGCAAGCTCACACACTTGTCCAACAAAACCATTGGTGGAAATCTCCGATTTTAAACTCTTAG
- the psaK gene encoding photosystem I reaction center subunit PsaK yields the protein MLTSTLLAATTVPTTLQWSPSIGIIMILANIAAIAFGKSSIKYPNVGPALPSPNLFGGFGLPALLATTAFGHILGTGIILGLHNLGRF from the coding sequence TTGCTTACTTCGACCTTACTTGCCGCTACCACTGTGCCCACCACTCTACAATGGAGTCCCTCCATTGGGATCATCATGATTTTGGCGAATATCGCTGCCATTGCCTTTGGTAAGTCAAGCATCAAATATCCTAATGTAGGGCCGGCTCTACCTTCACCCAATTTGTTTGGTGGTTTTGGTTTACCTGCACTATTAGCAACTACCGCCTTTGGTCATATCTTAGGAACAGGTATTATTTTAGGCCTGCATAATCTGGGAAGATTTTAG
- a CDS encoding Ycf66 family protein: MQIYSGLNIASLLGFIYIIFAIFYMGFMVFLLFKRANRLGSIAFIIYLLQALLIPSIMLLCGFIFVFQGWRLDPILQLAQFLLTSLIIYFSIKDIVINEIYRNR; the protein is encoded by the coding sequence ATGCAGATTTATTCTGGTTTAAATATAGCTAGCTTACTAGGTTTTATCTATATTATTTTTGCTATATTTTACATGGGATTTATGGTTTTTTTATTATTTAAACGTGCTAACAGACTAGGAAGTATAGCTTTTATAATTTACCTGCTACAAGCATTATTAATTCCTAGTATCATGTTGCTCTGTGGATTTATTTTTGTCTTTCAAGGCTGGCGATTAGATCCAATTTTACAATTAGCCCAATTTTTATTAACTTCATTAATTATTTACTTCAGTATCAAAGATATCGTGATTAATGAAATTTACAGAAATAGATAA
- the coaD gene encoding pantetheine-phosphate adenylyltransferase: MIAIYPGSFDPITLGHLDIIQRGSRLFERVIVAVLRNPNKTPLFSVQQRLEQIRLSTQHLPNVDVDSFDGLTVNYVQMRQAQVLLRGLRAVSDFEIELQMAHTNKTLSTQIETVFLATSNEYSFLSSSVVKEIARFGGSVDHLVPPHIALEIYQCYNHNSQMLNPITTETITPLKNIPKEREI, translated from the coding sequence GTGATTGCTATTTACCCTGGTAGCTTTGACCCCATAACATTAGGACATCTGGATATCATTCAGCGCGGTAGTCGGCTGTTTGAGCGAGTAATTGTAGCTGTTTTGCGTAACCCTAATAAAACACCATTGTTTAGTGTGCAGCAACGGCTAGAACAAATTCGGCTATCTACACAACATTTACCTAATGTGGATGTAGACAGCTTTGATGGTTTAACGGTCAATTACGTCCAAATGCGCCAAGCACAAGTGTTATTAAGGGGTTTACGGGCCGTTTCAGACTTTGAAATTGAACTTCAGATGGCTCATACTAATAAAACACTGTCAACTCAAATAGAGACTGTTTTTCTAGCAACCTCAAATGAGTATAGTTTTTTAAGTAGTAGTGTGGTAAAAGAGATTGCAAGGTTTGGTGGCTCTGTCGATCATCTCGTTCCCCCACACATTGCCCTAGAAATATACCAATGCTACAACCACAACTCTCAAATGTTGAACCCAATCACAACGGAAACAATCACGCCCCTCAAGAATATACCGAAGGAGCGGGAAATATAG
- a CDS encoding PAS domain S-box protein, with the protein MNIELFFQRTEALHKRLADLYQTATVLPWVPQDMLPQAFEELHSTSRTVQLAVEELYQQNEELIQTQNFLEAERQRYQDLFEFAPDAYIVTNTEGRIYEANPMAANLFNVSKNFLVGKPLVNFVPLEERQQIRTELNRLVQADRTKELLVRLQQRHGKTLNAALTVAVVRNQDAKVVSFHWLIRNITERQQWQSSEDNSINDILQNRQLSKYSKGENITLNPLEIFYVNQGWVKLSTFCETGEEILIGLAGPGMVFGASMTSLNIYQAIALSNVELVSIYATEIPVSSTLSSTIVPKINQRLQQTESFLAISGRRQVQERLHYLLEFLKQEIGEPVAEGTRLKVRLTHEDIASACCANRVTITRLMSKLRKEGIISFDTKKHIILKDFN; encoded by the coding sequence GTGAACATAGAATTATTTTTCCAACGCACAGAAGCATTGCATAAACGGTTAGCAGATTTATATCAAACGGCTACTGTCTTACCTTGGGTACCACAAGATATGCTACCCCAAGCCTTTGAGGAACTGCATAGCACCTCCAGAACGGTACAGTTAGCAGTAGAGGAACTGTATCAACAAAACGAGGAACTGATACAAACACAAAATTTTTTAGAAGCAGAACGCCAACGCTACCAAGATTTATTCGAGTTTGCACCAGATGCCTATATAGTCACGAATACAGAAGGCAGAATCTACGAAGCCAACCCAATGGCCGCTAATTTATTTAATGTTTCCAAAAATTTTTTAGTAGGTAAGCCACTGGTAAACTTTGTTCCTCTCGAAGAACGTCAGCAGATTCGTACCGAACTCAACCGATTAGTTCAAGCAGATAGAACCAAAGAGTTACTAGTACGTTTGCAGCAACGTCATGGTAAAACTCTCAATGCGGCTTTAACTGTAGCGGTTGTCCGCAATCAAGATGCTAAAGTCGTATCTTTCCACTGGTTAATACGCAATATAACTGAGCGCCAACAATGGCAATCATCAGAAGACAATAGCATCAATGATATTCTTCAGAATCGGCAATTGTCTAAATATTCTAAAGGAGAAAATATAACACTCAACCCGCTAGAAATTTTTTATGTGAATCAGGGTTGGGTGAAACTTAGTACTTTTTGCGAAACTGGTGAAGAGATACTCATAGGATTAGCTGGGCCTGGAATGGTTTTTGGCGCGAGTATGACATCTTTAAATATTTACCAGGCGATCGCTCTATCTAATGTTGAGTTAGTGTCAATATACGCCACAGAGATACCAGTTTCTTCTACTCTCAGTTCCACGATTGTACCAAAAATTAATCAACGCCTACAGCAGACAGAATCTTTTTTAGCTATTTCTGGAAGGCGGCAAGTGCAAGAACGCTTGCATTATCTTTTGGAATTTCTCAAACAAGAAATTGGCGAACCTGTCGCAGAAGGAACTCGTCTGAAAGTTCGTTTGACTCATGAAGATATTGCTAGTGCTTGCTGTGCTAACCGAGTCACAATTACAAGATTGATGAGTAAATTACGCAAAGAAGGTATCATTAGCTTTGATACCAAGAAACACATCATATTAAAAGATTTCAATTAA